From the genome of Cedecea lapagei, one region includes:
- the lptF gene encoding LPS export ABC transporter permease LptF produces the protein MIIIRYLVRETLKSQLAILFILLLIFFAQKLVRILGAAADGEIPTNLVLSLLGLGVPEMAQLILPLSLFLGLLMTLGRLYTESEITVMHACGLSKAVLVKAAMVLALFTGIVATVNVMWLSPWSSRHQDEVLAEARANPGMAALAQGQFQIATDGNAVLFIESVQGKEFKDVFLAQVRPRGSTRPSVVVADSGQIFQRPDGSQVVKLNTGSRFEGTSTLRDFRITDFKDYQAVIGHQAVMLDPSDTSQMGMRDLWKSHDPAARAELHWRLTLIMSVIVMALMVVPLSVVNPRQGRVLSMLPAMLLYLVFFLLQSSLRSSGAKEKLDPMIWMWAVNLAYLALAVVLNLWDTVPMRKLRARFSKKGAV, from the coding sequence GTGATTATCATAAGATATCTGGTTCGGGAGACGCTGAAAAGCCAGCTGGCGATCCTGTTTATCCTGCTGCTGATTTTTTTTGCTCAGAAGCTGGTCAGGATCCTCGGTGCTGCCGCCGACGGCGAAATCCCAACAAATCTGGTGCTTTCCCTGCTGGGTTTAGGCGTGCCTGAAATGGCGCAGCTAATCCTCCCCTTGAGCCTTTTCCTCGGCTTGCTGATGACGCTTGGGCGTTTGTACACCGAGAGTGAAATCACGGTAATGCATGCCTGCGGTCTGAGTAAAGCGGTACTGGTGAAAGCCGCGATGGTACTCGCACTCTTCACCGGTATTGTGGCGACCGTAAACGTGATGTGGCTGAGCCCCTGGTCCTCCCGCCATCAGGATGAAGTGCTGGCCGAAGCCAGGGCTAACCCCGGCATGGCCGCGCTGGCACAGGGCCAGTTCCAGATAGCCACGGACGGCAACGCCGTGCTGTTTATCGAAAGCGTTCAGGGCAAGGAGTTCAAAGACGTCTTCCTTGCTCAGGTGCGCCCGAGGGGCAGCACGCGTCCTTCCGTCGTGGTCGCGGACTCCGGCCAAATCTTCCAGCGTCCGGATGGCTCTCAGGTGGTGAAGTTAAACACCGGCAGCCGCTTTGAAGGCACCTCTACGCTGCGCGACTTCCGTATTACTGATTTTAAAGATTATCAGGCGGTGATCGGTCATCAGGCCGTGATGCTGGATCCGTCCGACACCAGCCAGATGGGCATGCGTGACCTTTGGAAAAGCCACGATCCCGCGGCGCGTGCAGAGCTGCACTGGCGCCTGACGCTGATTATGTCGGTGATCGTTATGGCCCTGATGGTTGTGCCGCTGAGCGTGGTGAACCCGCGTCAGGGGCGCGTGCTGTCGATGCTTCCGGCGATGCTGCTCTACCTGGTCTTCTTCCTGCTGCAAAGTTCTCTGCGCTCCAGCGGGGCGAAGGAGAAGCTGGATCCGATGATTTGGATGTGGGCGGTAAACCTGGCGTACCTGGCGCTGGCTGTCGTCCTGAACCTGTGGGATACGGTGCCGATGCGCAAACTGCGTGCCCGCTTTAGCAAGAAAGGAGCGGTTTAA
- the lptG gene encoding LPS export ABC transporter permease LptG, whose amino-acid sequence MFGVLDRYIGKTILNTIMMTLFMLVSLSGIIKFVDQLKKTGQGAYSAAGAGMYTLLSVPKDIQIFFPMAALLGALLGLGMLAQRSELVVMQASGYTRMQIASSVMKTAIPLVLLTMAIGEWVAPQGEQMARNYRAQMLLGGSLLSTTNAIWAKDGHDFVYIDHVNSDSEIAGIMIYHFNGERRLLSVRNAASAKYDAGHKVWRLSQVDESDLTDPKQITGSQTVTGEWKTNLTPDKLGVVALDPESLSITGLHDYTNYLKSSGQDARKYQLNMWSKIFSPVSVAVMMLMALSFIFGPLRSVPMGVRVVTGISFGFIFYVLDQVFGPLTLVYNIPPIVGALLPSVSFLLISLWMLTKRAG is encoded by the coding sequence ATGTTTGGTGTACTTGACCGTTACATCGGTAAAACCATCTTAAACACCATCATGATGACGCTGTTTATGCTGGTGTCGCTGTCGGGAATCATTAAGTTCGTTGACCAGTTGAAGAAAACGGGTCAGGGCGCCTATTCCGCAGCGGGGGCGGGGATGTATACCCTGCTCAGCGTTCCGAAAGATATTCAGATCTTCTTCCCGATGGCCGCGCTGTTAGGCGCGCTGCTGGGGCTGGGGATGCTGGCGCAGCGCAGCGAGCTGGTGGTTATGCAGGCTTCGGGCTATACCCGCATGCAGATCGCCTCCTCGGTGATGAAAACGGCGATCCCGCTGGTGCTGCTGACCATGGCCATTGGCGAGTGGGTCGCCCCTCAGGGCGAGCAGATGGCGCGTAACTACCGCGCGCAGATGCTGCTGGGCGGTTCGCTGCTCTCCACGACTAACGCCATTTGGGCGAAAGACGGCCACGACTTCGTCTATATCGACCACGTGAACAGCGACTCTGAAATTGCTGGCATCATGATTTATCACTTCAACGGTGAGCGTCGTTTGCTCTCAGTGCGCAACGCTGCCTCCGCGAAGTATGACGCCGGGCATAAAGTGTGGCGCCTGTCTCAGGTTGATGAGTCAGACCTTACCGATCCTAAGCAGATTACCGGCTCGCAGACCGTGACGGGGGAATGGAAGACTAATCTGACGCCGGATAAGCTCGGGGTGGTCGCGCTGGATCCAGAGTCACTTTCGATAACCGGCCTGCATGATTACACCAACTATCTGAAGTCGAGCGGCCAGGATGCCCGCAAGTATCAGCTGAATATGTGGAGTAAGATCTTCTCCCCGGTCTCGGTGGCGGTGATGATGCTGATGGCGCTGTCGTTCATCTTTGGCCCGCTGCGCAGCGTGCCGATGGGCGTGAGGGTCGTTACGGGGATCAGTTTCGGCTTTATCTTCTACGTGCTGGACCAGGTCTTCGGCCCGCTCACGCTGGTTTACAACATTCCGCCCATCGTCGGCGCGCTGTTACCTAGCGTGAGCTTCCTGCTTATCAGCCTGTGGATGCTGACAAAAAGAGCGGGATAA
- a CDS encoding IS110 family RNA-guided transposase: MTLTSVGVDIAKLKFDVAVLLPNQKYKTKKFANTHAGCREFIHWLARFGDCHVCMEATGSYSTELATALSDGGYRVSLENPARIHAFSHTELARNKTDKSDAALIARYCALYQPAQWHPAPLSQRQLTALVRHLKNLEEMRQMEENRLEAADEVITGSLKEHIATLDELIKETKKKIRQHIDDDPDLRKDKALLESIPGVGDVLSTNLLAFAGNLRRFSSSKALVAYAGLNPRRCESGMWKGKSRLSKVGSRELRSVLYMPAVVAGRCNEVVKDLMRRLESRGKAGKERVCAGMRKLLQLAYGVVKSGREFDAEIPLAG, from the coding sequence ATGACCCTCACTTCTGTCGGCGTTGATATTGCTAAGCTAAAATTTGATGTCGCTGTCCTGCTGCCTAATCAGAAATACAAAACTAAAAAGTTTGCTAACACGCATGCGGGATGCCGTGAGTTTATTCACTGGCTGGCCCGTTTTGGAGACTGTCACGTCTGTATGGAGGCTACCGGCAGCTACAGCACGGAACTCGCCACGGCATTGTCCGATGGCGGCTATCGAGTCAGTCTGGAAAACCCTGCCCGTATTCATGCCTTCAGTCATACCGAACTGGCCCGAAATAAAACGGATAAAAGCGATGCCGCACTGATAGCGCGGTATTGTGCCCTGTATCAGCCAGCACAATGGCATCCGGCCCCTCTCAGCCAGCGACAGCTGACCGCGCTGGTACGGCATCTTAAAAATCTTGAAGAGATGCGACAGATGGAAGAGAACAGGCTGGAGGCCGCAGATGAGGTCATAACCGGTTCGTTAAAAGAACACATCGCCACGCTGGACGAACTGATAAAAGAAACAAAAAAGAAAATCAGACAGCATATCGACGATGACCCGGACCTGAGAAAAGACAAGGCGCTGCTGGAGAGTATCCCGGGTGTGGGAGATGTGCTGAGTACGAATCTTCTGGCCTTCGCGGGAAACCTGAGGCGATTTAGCAGCAGTAAGGCTCTGGTGGCTTATGCAGGCCTGAACCCACGACGTTGTGAATCCGGGATGTGGAAAGGAAAAAGCAGGTTGTCGAAAGTGGGGAGCCGTGAGCTGCGTAGCGTACTGTATATGCCTGCGGTGGTGGCGGGAAGGTGTAATGAAGTGGTGAAAGACCTGATGAGGCGGCTGGAGAGTAGAGGTAAGGCAGGAAAAGAGCGAGTATGTGCAGGAATGAGAAAGCTACTGCAGCTGGCTTATGGCGTGGTGAAATCAGGGCGTGAATTTGACGCCGAAATACCGCTTGCCGGATAG
- a CDS encoding amino acid permease, protein MRKFWTKEETLWSFALYGTAVGAGTLFLPIQLGSAGAIVLLLTALIAYPLTYWPHRALCQFILSAKTSGSGGITSAVTHYYGKTIGNLITGLYFVAFFVVILIYAVAITNSLIEQLAKHGPITTTVRVLVSLGVVAALNLIFLMGRQVTIKVMGFLVFPLIAYFLFLSLYLTSSWQTSLLTEGLVLDRHALGEIWMSIPVMVFAFSHTPIISTFAVAQRESHGEGAMDNSKKIMRVAYFVICLSVLFFVFSCFLSIPAEDITAAKAQGLTILSALSMVQGTPAWLGISGFIVAIVAMSKSFLGTYFGVIEGATAIVKSSLGAAGVSKSRAFCRALSITLISLLTFVVCYINPNALAMIYAISGPLIALILFIMPTLSTYLVPALKPWRSLANLLTLIVGILCVSVMFIH, encoded by the coding sequence ATGCGCAAATTCTGGACAAAAGAAGAAACTTTGTGGAGTTTCGCCTTATATGGTACTGCCGTGGGCGCAGGAACCCTTTTTCTCCCTATTCAGCTCGGCTCCGCCGGGGCCATCGTTCTCCTGCTGACGGCCTTGATTGCCTACCCGCTGACCTACTGGCCGCACCGGGCGCTGTGTCAGTTTATTCTGTCGGCGAAAACGTCGGGCAGCGGCGGCATCACCAGCGCCGTCACCCATTACTACGGCAAAACCATCGGTAACCTGATCACCGGGCTCTACTTTGTGGCGTTTTTTGTGGTGATCCTGATTTATGCCGTCGCCATTACCAACTCCCTCATCGAGCAGCTGGCCAAACACGGGCCGATTACCACCACCGTCAGGGTGCTGGTCAGCCTCGGCGTTGTTGCGGCGCTGAACCTCATCTTCCTGATGGGGCGGCAGGTCACCATCAAAGTGATGGGCTTCCTGGTATTCCCGCTGATTGCTTACTTCCTGTTTTTATCCTTATATTTAACCAGCAGCTGGCAAACATCCCTGCTCACCGAGGGCCTGGTGCTCGACCGGCACGCGCTGGGTGAGATCTGGATGTCGATTCCAGTGATGGTCTTTGCCTTCAGCCACACGCCGATTATCTCGACATTTGCGGTGGCCCAGCGCGAAAGCCACGGCGAAGGGGCAATGGATAACAGTAAGAAGATCATGCGCGTGGCGTACTTCGTGATTTGCCTCAGCGTGCTGTTCTTTGTGTTTAGCTGCTTCCTGTCGATTCCGGCTGAGGATATTACGGCGGCAAAGGCGCAGGGTCTGACGATCCTCTCAGCGCTGTCGATGGTCCAGGGTACGCCGGCATGGCTGGGGATTTCAGGCTTTATCGTCGCGATAGTGGCGATGTCCAAGTCGTTCCTGGGCACCTATTTTGGCGTGATTGAAGGGGCGACGGCGATTGTTAAATCCTCGCTGGGCGCCGCTGGCGTGAGTAAAAGCAGAGCCTTCTGTCGGGCGCTTTCCATCACGTTGATTTCCCTGCTGACCTTCGTGGTGTGTTATATCAACCCGAACGCTCTGGCGATGATTTACGCCATCAGCGGGCCGCTTATCGCGCTGATTCTGTTTATTATGCCAACCCTGTCGACTTATCTGGTGCCCGCGCTTAAGCCGTGGCGTTCACTGGCCAATCTGCTGACGCTGATTGTCGGGATTTTGTGTGTGTCGGTGATGTTTATCCACTGA
- a CDS encoding helicase HerA-like C-terminal domain-containing protein, whose protein sequence is MTEPLLIARTKETELHILPNMANRHGLITGATGTGKTVTLQKLAESFSEIGVPVFMADVKGDLTGVAEEGAESEKLLARLANIGVTDWSPHGNPVVLWDIFGEKGHPVRATVSDLGPLLLARLLNLNDVQSGVLQIIFRISDDQGLLLLDFKDLRALTQYIGDNAKSFQTQYGNISSASVGAIQRGLLSLEQQGAEYFFGEPMLDIKDWMRTDSNGKGIINILSAEKLYQMPKLYAASLLWMLSELYEQLPEAGDLDKPKLVFFFDEAHLLFNDAPQVLLDKVEQVIRLIRSKGVGVYFVTQNPSDIPDIVLGQLGNRVQHALRAFTPKDQKAVKAAAQTMRANPAFDTEKAIQELGTGEALISFLDAKGSPSVVERAMVIAPCSRMGPVTDDERNGLLNHSPLYGKYDEAIDRESAYEMLQKGVQAAGDKQDAPPARGQSVEVDDGILGGLKDILFGSTGPRGGKRDGVVQTMAKSAARQVTNQIIRGVLGSIMGGRKR, encoded by the coding sequence ATGACTGAACCACTGCTGATTGCCAGAACCAAAGAGACTGAACTGCATATTCTGCCCAACATGGCCAACCGCCACGGACTTATCACCGGCGCAACCGGGACGGGCAAAACCGTCACGCTGCAAAAGCTGGCAGAGTCATTCTCGGAGATCGGCGTGCCGGTGTTTATGGCCGACGTGAAGGGAGACTTAACCGGCGTTGCCGAAGAAGGCGCAGAGTCAGAGAAGCTGCTGGCCCGGCTCGCCAATATCGGCGTGACGGACTGGTCCCCGCACGGCAACCCGGTCGTGCTATGGGACATCTTTGGGGAAAAAGGCCATCCGGTTCGCGCCACCGTGTCTGACCTTGGGCCATTGCTTTTAGCTCGCCTGCTTAACCTGAACGACGTGCAAAGCGGCGTGCTGCAAATTATCTTCCGCATTTCGGACGACCAGGGCCTGCTGCTGCTGGATTTTAAAGATCTGCGCGCCTTAACCCAGTACATCGGCGATAACGCCAAATCCTTCCAGACGCAGTACGGCAATATCAGCAGCGCCTCGGTGGGCGCCATCCAGCGCGGGCTACTTTCCCTCGAGCAGCAGGGCGCAGAGTACTTCTTCGGCGAGCCGATGCTGGATATCAAAGACTGGATGCGCACCGACTCTAACGGCAAAGGGATCATCAACATCCTGTCGGCGGAAAAGCTCTACCAGATGCCGAAGCTCTACGCCGCCAGCCTGCTGTGGATGCTGTCCGAGCTTTACGAGCAGCTGCCGGAAGCGGGCGATCTCGATAAGCCTAAGCTGGTCTTCTTCTTCGATGAAGCTCACCTGCTGTTTAACGACGCTCCGCAGGTCCTGCTGGACAAAGTCGAGCAGGTGATCCGCCTGATCCGCTCCAAAGGCGTGGGCGTGTACTTCGTGACGCAAAACCCGTCCGACATCCCCGATATCGTGCTCGGCCAGCTCGGCAACCGCGTTCAGCACGCCCTGCGCGCCTTTACGCCAAAAGACCAGAAGGCGGTGAAAGCGGCGGCGCAGACCATGCGGGCTAATCCGGCTTTCGACACCGAAAAAGCCATTCAGGAGCTGGGCACCGGCGAGGCGCTGATTTCCTTCCTGGATGCCAAAGGTAGCCCGTCGGTCGTCGAGCGTGCGATGGTCATCGCTCCCTGTTCGCGCATGGGGCCGGTAACGGACGACGAGCGCAATGGCCTGCTGAACCACTCCCCGCTGTACGGCAAGTATGACGAAGCGATTGACCGGGAATCGGCCTACGAAATGCTGCAGAAAGGCGTACAGGCCGCGGGCGATAAGCAGGATGCGCCCCCGGCCAGAGGCCAAAGCGTGGAGGTGGATGACGGTATTCTCGGCGGGCTAAAAGACATCCTGTTTGGCAGCACCGGGCCGCGAGGCGGCAAGCGCGACGGCGTGGTGCAGACGATGGCGAAGAGCGCTGCAAGGCAGGTCACGAACCAGATTATTCGCGGCGTGCTGGGCAGCATTATGGGGGGGCGTAAGCGCTAG
- a CDS encoding dihydroxyacetone kinase subunit DhaK — protein sequence MSRFFYNDRKQLVNDAIEGVIISSRHRNLVRLDIDPAIRVVARSDWDKSKVAIISGGGSGHEPAHVGFVGKGMLTAAVCGDLFASPSVDAVLNAIVGVTGDRGCLLIVKNYTGDRLNFGLAAEKAKRHGLKVEMVIVGDDISLPDNKQPRGIAGTALVHKIAGYAAEQGKSLGDVRDIAQKACDSIASMGVAMQTCNLPGSDEEEGRIKGGHVELGLGIHGEPGASTVDTQNSKEVIATLVKHLGKATGKESELAVLINNLGGVSSLEMALLTKELMHSELGSQIKYLIGPAPLVSALDMKGFSLSTIKLTPDFIKALESDVETAGWQPMVKYHKMPAQKQPAIREDHTVKASANEDVKALVASVTQTLIAQENHLNALDAKVGDGDTGSTFAEGARDIANLNDKGKLPLNDAAALLGLVGERLATVMGGSSGVLMSIFFTAAGQKVGEKQPLAESLLFGLAQMKRYGGADLGDRTLIDALQPALEALRDKDLKAAAKAAEKGAEETAKMQKANAGRSSYVNSDNLEGVKDPGAVAVAAVFAGLVK from the coding sequence ATGTCCAGATTCTTTTATAACGATCGTAAGCAGCTGGTCAACGATGCCATCGAAGGCGTGATTATCAGTTCCCGCCACCGCAACCTTGTGCGCCTGGATATTGACCCCGCCATTCGCGTAGTCGCCCGCAGCGACTGGGACAAAAGCAAAGTCGCGATTATCTCCGGCGGCGGCTCGGGCCATGAACCAGCGCACGTCGGCTTTGTTGGCAAAGGGATGCTGACCGCTGCGGTATGCGGCGACCTGTTTGCCTCGCCGAGCGTGGACGCTGTACTGAACGCCATTGTCGGCGTTACCGGCGACCGCGGCTGCCTGCTTATCGTCAAAAACTACACCGGGGACCGGCTGAACTTCGGCCTGGCCGCCGAGAAAGCCAAAAGGCACGGCCTGAAGGTCGAGATGGTGATCGTCGGGGACGACATCTCGCTACCGGATAACAAACAGCCGCGCGGCATCGCCGGAACGGCATTAGTCCACAAAATTGCGGGCTATGCCGCAGAGCAGGGTAAATCTCTTGGTGACGTGCGTGACATCGCGCAAAAGGCCTGCGACAGCATTGCCAGCATGGGCGTGGCGATGCAAACCTGCAACCTGCCGGGCAGCGATGAAGAAGAAGGGCGCATTAAAGGCGGCCACGTCGAGCTTGGGCTGGGCATTCACGGCGAGCCGGGTGCCAGCACGGTAGATACTCAAAACAGCAAAGAAGTGATCGCCACGCTGGTGAAGCACCTGGGTAAAGCGACGGGTAAAGAGAGCGAGCTGGCGGTGCTGATCAACAACCTCGGCGGCGTCTCGTCGCTGGAAATGGCGCTGCTGACCAAAGAGCTGATGCACTCGGAACTCGGCTCGCAGATCAAATACCTTATCGGCCCCGCGCCGCTGGTTAGCGCCCTCGACATGAAAGGTTTCTCGCTCTCCACCATTAAGCTGACTCCGGACTTTATCAAGGCGCTGGAGTCAGACGTGGAAACCGCAGGCTGGCAGCCGATGGTGAAATACCACAAGATGCCGGCGCAGAAGCAGCCGGCAATCCGGGAAGACCATACGGTTAAAGCGTCTGCTAACGAGGACGTGAAAGCGCTGGTGGCCAGCGTGACCCAAACGCTGATCGCCCAGGAGAATCATCTCAACGCGCTGGATGCCAAAGTGGGCGACGGCGATACCGGCTCAACCTTTGCCGAAGGCGCACGCGACATCGCCAACCTGAACGACAAAGGCAAGCTGCCGCTGAACGACGCCGCCGCGCTGCTTGGGCTGGTGGGCGAGCGGCTCGCCACCGTGATGGGTGGCTCCAGCGGCGTGCTGATGTCGATCTTCTTTACCGCAGCCGGGCAGAAAGTTGGCGAGAAACAGCCGCTGGCCGAATCCCTGCTGTTTGGCCTGGCGCAAATGAAGCGCTACGGCGGCGCGGATCTGGGTGACAGAACGCTGATCGACGCCCTGCAGCCGGCGCTGGAAGCGTTAAGGGATAAAGACCTGAAGGCCGCCGCGAAGGCAGCAGAGAAGGGTGCGGAAGAGACGGCGAAGATGCAAAAAGCCAACGCCGGTCGCTCATCCTACGTGAACAGCGATAATCTGGAAGGGGTAAAAGACCCGGGGGCAGTCGCCGTAGCGGCGGTGTTTGCCGGGCTAGTGAAGTAA
- the ahr gene encoding NADPH-dependent aldehyde reductase Ahr — protein MSVIKSYAAPKAGAELALQDFDAGDLLPEDVEVKVEYCGICHSDLSMIDNEWGFSQYPLVAGHEVIGRVHALGSAAQNKGLKVGQRVGIGWTARSCGHCDACISGSQVNCQEGSVPTIVNRGGFADKIRADWQWAIPLPESIDIESAGPLLCGGITVFKPLLMHHVTATSRVGVIGIGGLGHIAIKLLHAMGCEVTAFSSNPSKKEEVLAMGADKVVNSRDPEALTALAGQFDLIINTVNVDLDWMPYFKALAFGGNFHTVGVVMKPLKVPAFTLIGGDRSVSGSATGSPHELRSLMKLAGRTKVQPQIELYPMSKINEAIQHVRDGKARYRVVLKVDF, from the coding sequence ATGTCTGTTATCAAAAGTTATGCCGCGCCAAAGGCCGGTGCGGAGCTGGCGCTTCAGGATTTCGACGCGGGCGATCTGCTGCCGGAAGACGTCGAGGTTAAGGTCGAATACTGCGGCATCTGCCATTCGGACCTGTCGATGATCGATAACGAATGGGGGTTCTCGCAGTATCCGCTGGTCGCCGGGCATGAGGTGATTGGGCGCGTACATGCGCTGGGCTCGGCGGCACAGAATAAAGGGCTGAAAGTTGGGCAACGCGTCGGCATCGGCTGGACGGCGAGAAGCTGCGGCCACTGCGACGCCTGCATCAGCGGCAGCCAGGTCAACTGTCAGGAAGGCAGCGTCCCCACCATCGTCAACCGCGGCGGCTTCGCCGATAAAATTCGTGCCGACTGGCAATGGGCGATCCCGCTGCCGGAGTCCATCGATATCGAATCCGCCGGGCCGCTGCTGTGCGGCGGCATAACGGTGTTTAAACCGCTGCTGATGCACCACGTCACCGCCACCAGCCGCGTGGGCGTGATAGGCATCGGCGGCCTAGGGCATATCGCCATCAAGCTGCTGCACGCCATGGGCTGCGAGGTGACGGCGTTCAGCTCTAACCCTTCCAAAAAAGAAGAAGTGCTGGCGATGGGTGCCGATAAAGTGGTGAACAGCCGCGATCCGGAAGCGTTAACCGCGCTGGCAGGCCAGTTCGATCTGATCATCAATACCGTCAACGTCGATCTCGACTGGATGCCATACTTCAAGGCGTTGGCGTTCGGCGGAAACTTCCATACCGTCGGCGTGGTGATGAAGCCGCTCAAGGTACCGGCCTTCACCCTGATTGGCGGCGACCGCAGTGTCTCCGGGTCGGCAACCGGTTCTCCGCACGAGCTGCGTTCGCTGATGAAGCTGGCGGGCCGCACGAAGGTGCAGCCGCAGATCGAGCTGTATCCGATGTCGAAAATCAACGAGGCCATCCAGCACGTGCGGGACGGCAAAGCCCGCTATCGCGTGGTGTTGAAAGTGGATTTCTGA
- a CDS encoding class I SAM-dependent methyltransferase, with protein sequence MPQDYYQTHAQAFFDGTVNVDMSSLYAAFTSRLSARAKVLDAGCGSGRDALAFTQMGFQVDAFDASSELVMLAREHSGLPVRQMTFADVDAQQEYDGIWCCASLLHVPFAQLPGTMQKLATALKPGGIWYFSFKYGDSEREKDGRSFTDINEARLTALLKDPPELEIAEQWLTRDVRPDRDERWLNVILIRR encoded by the coding sequence ATGCCCCAGGATTATTACCAGACCCACGCCCAAGCCTTCTTCGACGGCACGGTGAACGTGGATATGTCCTCGCTGTATGCCGCATTTACCAGCCGCCTGTCTGCCCGTGCAAAAGTGCTGGATGCAGGGTGCGGCTCCGGGCGGGACGCGCTGGCCTTCACGCAGATGGGCTTTCAGGTAGATGCCTTCGACGCATCTTCTGAACTGGTGATGCTGGCACGAGAGCATAGCGGTCTGCCGGTGAGGCAAATGACGTTTGCCGATGTAGATGCGCAGCAAGAGTACGACGGTATATGGTGCTGCGCCTCGCTGCTGCATGTGCCTTTTGCACAGCTACCCGGCACGATGCAGAAGCTGGCGACGGCCTTAAAACCCGGAGGCATCTGGTACTTCTCGTTTAAATACGGCGATAGCGAACGGGAGAAGGATGGCCGCAGCTTTACCGATATCAACGAGGCAAGGCTAACAGCCTTGTTAAAGGATCCGCCGGAGCTGGAGATAGCAGAGCAATGGCTCACTCGCGATGTTCGCCCTGACCGGGATGAGCGATGGCTGAACGTTATTCTTATTCGCCGCTAA
- a CDS encoding HNH endonuclease domain-containing protein — MDFIQHDRALENYWRGVILFGKNVASYKFALAHALYETDKSGSDLVTLEALALPFSQHLCRHLLHAPKQITSASSKYLAVCEQFNRGELTLNALLEATVRDGFNNVIDAFHNVNFAELDKRFFLDERKTHKGIRLTDNFYQLAERQQYQNLIIETEARWRLVEHAWATGISTNLVAVEYSAEDNLLFSRVNERRVNITSCRDSINGYQKGSCFYCYRPISIQSGDEQLADVDHFIPWAGRSYVPNINGVWNLVLACKSCNSRKSSRLAELNYLERLNTRNEFFIQSKLPLHQTIVQQTGKNPAQRLAFLKANWQVVKNERAFHTWKPETEAEATF, encoded by the coding sequence ATGGATTTCATCCAGCACGATCGTGCGCTCGAGAACTACTGGCGCGGCGTTATCCTTTTTGGAAAGAACGTCGCATCTTACAAATTTGCCCTCGCGCACGCCCTGTATGAGACAGATAAATCCGGCAGCGATCTGGTTACCCTGGAGGCGCTCGCGCTCCCGTTCAGCCAGCATCTGTGCAGGCATCTTCTCCATGCCCCAAAGCAAATCACTTCCGCCAGCAGCAAGTACCTGGCCGTCTGCGAGCAATTTAACCGGGGTGAACTCACTCTGAACGCACTCCTGGAGGCCACGGTGCGGGACGGTTTTAATAACGTGATTGATGCCTTTCACAACGTGAATTTCGCGGAGCTGGATAAACGCTTCTTCCTGGACGAGCGCAAAACGCATAAAGGTATTCGGCTGACGGATAATTTCTACCAGCTTGCCGAGCGGCAGCAGTACCAGAACCTGATTATCGAGACGGAAGCACGCTGGCGTCTGGTGGAGCATGCCTGGGCGACGGGCATTTCCACCAATCTCGTTGCCGTGGAGTACAGCGCAGAAGACAACCTGCTCTTCAGCAGAGTGAACGAGCGCCGGGTCAATATCACCAGCTGCCGGGACAGCATCAACGGCTACCAGAAAGGCTCCTGCTTCTACTGCTACAGGCCAATAAGCATCCAATCGGGCGATGAGCAGCTCGCAGACGTGGACCACTTCATTCCTTGGGCGGGCCGGAGCTACGTGCCGAACATCAACGGCGTGTGGAACCTGGTGCTTGCCTGCAAAAGCTGTAACAGCCGCAAATCCTCGCGCCTGGCGGAATTAAATTATCTGGAGCGGCTGAACACCAGGAATGAATTTTTCATTCAGAGTAAACTGCCTCTCCACCAGACCATCGTTCAGCAAACCGGTAAGAACCCCGCACAGCGCCTCGCCTTCCTCAAAGCTAACTGGCAGGTGGTTAAAAACGAGCGGGCATTTCATACCTGGAAACCCGAAACGGAAGCAGAGGCTACCTTCTGA